Below is a genomic region from Triticum dicoccoides isolate Atlit2015 ecotype Zavitan chromosome 5A, WEW_v2.0, whole genome shotgun sequence.
CTATGATAGTGGAACACGACACGCGTTGTGCGATCCATGGTATGAAAACAACAATCCTTGTTTTTTGGTCCGGTTATACATGATCAAGATTTGTTTTGTGTCATTCTTCAAGCACAATTCAATCCCCCTTTAATTAATAGCTCCGGCGGGTATTTGCAAGGAAGCCATTGTTTGTCACAACAACATCAAAATGGACACAAACGACGTCGATAGAAGTCCATTCCTCATGCATCTTGTAGATCATGCATGGCCACAAAATTTGACTTATATATGGATAGTATTAAAAAATCCAAATTTTCATCTATGTGGTCCATCGTTATTAATCTGGGGATAACAACTGGCATCGATCAACACATGTTTGTGAAATTAATTTAGATACACTACCAGTCGGATTACGACTAGCTGGACCTTCCTGATTGGTCGCTACCATCTCTGATCCACAAGCTGATGGACGCTCACGGTTTCGTCATATCGGCGACGGGAGCCCAAGGGACCAGGCGGCAAAACCACCAAAGTGAAAACAGACAAGTACTCATTCCACGTCCTCTTTTAGTGGTAGACCAGAAAAATATGCTTTAGCTTAGCTGAAACTTCCTAATGGGAAGGTGACCTATCATTCCTTTATCGCTATGATAGTGGAACCCGACGCGCGTTGTGCGGTGGTATGAAAAACTACAATCCTTATTTTCGGTTCCGTTACACATGATTTATGCAACACGTTGCCCGATTGTCTTGTATAATTATCTAATGCACAACTCAATCCCTTTTGACCTTGCATCTCGAGAGGTTTTTTGCAGGTGGTCAATTCTTGGGAACAACATCAAAATGGACACAAATGAATGCGTTGTTACCAAGTTCCATTTGGTATTGTGGATAAAGCATGCCCACAAAATTGGCTACTTCTAGTTTGTCACATTCTAGCAGTGACTCCAAAGAGAAAACAATCAAGTACTTATTAGCTTTCCTCTTTTGGTGGTAGACAACCAAAATGGGCTTTAGCTCATTTTAAACTTCCTTATTAGAAGGCAGACTGTTGTTCCGTTATCGCTATGAAAGTGGAACACGACGCGCGTTGTGCGATCCATGCATTGTGCATTGGAACTTCCTAGTGGGAAGGCGAACTATTGTTCTGTTATCGCTATGATCGTGGAACCCGACGTGCGTTGTGCGGTGGTATGAAAAACTATTGTCCTTATTTTCTGGTTTAGTTACATGTGATCTAATATGTTGCCCGATTGTTTTGTATACTTTTATAACACACAATTCAATCTCTTTTGTCGAGCAGATTTTTGCAGGGTGAGCAATTCTTGGGAATAACATCAAAATGGACACAAATGAATGCATTATTACCAAATCGCATTAGGTATTGTGGATCAAGTATACCCATAAAATTGGTTGAGACTactaaaaatctgaaattttgtatATCTCGTCTACTTCTGCTTTGTCACATTGTAGCAGTGACTCCAAAGAGAAAACAGACAAGTATGATAGTGGAACCTGACATGCGTTGTGCAGTGGTATGGAAAACTACAATCCTTATTTTCGGTTAGGTTACGCGTTACCTTTTGACCTTGCACCTCGAGAGGATTGTTGCGGGTGGTCAATTCTTGGGAACAACATCAAAATGGACACAAATGAATGCATGGTTACCAAGTTCCATTAGGTATTGTGGATCAAGCATGCCCGCAAAATTGGCTACTTCTAGTTTGTCACATTTTAGCAGTGACTCCAAAGAGAAAACAATCAAGTACTCCccgcggtcctttttactctgcatattagaattctctgaagtcaaacttcacaaagtttgaccgtatttatatataaaaaaatcaACATCTGCAATGCTAAAGTTATATAATATGGAACTTTAAGTCATGACAAATCTAGTGgtattgatttcagattgtgaatgttgacactttTTTttacaaagttggtcaaactttatgaggcttgacttcagtcaaatcttatatgcgaactaaaaaggaccggagggagtacttattagcTTTCCTCTTTTGGTGGTAGACAACAAAAATGGACTTTAGCTCATCATCTTAAACTTCCTTATTAGAAGGCGGGCTATTGTTCCATTATCGCTATGATAGTGGAACACGACGCGTCGTTGTGCGATCCAAGGTATGGAAAACAACAATCCTTCTTTTTCGGTCCGGTTACACATGATCCATGCAACATGtttcatatatatataaaagatTTGTTTTGTGTCATTCTTCAAGCACAATTCAATCCCCCTTTACTAGCTCCGGCACTTCAAAAGGGTATTTGCAAGAAAGCCATTGTTTGGCACAACAACAAAATTGACTGACGGGTAGTATGAAAAATCTGAAATTTCATATATGTGGTCTATCGTTATTAATCTGGGGATAACAACTGGCATCGATCAACAAATGTTTGaggcatcaaaattaatttagacaCACTACCGGATTAGGTACGACTAGCTGAACCTTCCTGATTGGTCGCTACCATCTCCGATCCACAACTGGATGGACGCTCACGGTTCCGTCATATCGGCGCCGGGAGCCCAAGGGACCAGGCGGCGAAATCACCAAAGTGACCGGCGTGCCTGGTCGTGGGCGGGGAGAGCTCCTCCTTGGCGTCGGCGCCGTCGAGGTGCGCGGCGACCGGGGCGCGGCAGACGGGGCAGGTGGGCGCGCGCGTGAGCAGCCAGCGGTCGACGCACTCCCGGTGGAAGCCGTGGCGGCACGCCGGGAGCACGCGCACCTCGTCCCCGGCCGCGTACTCCGCCAGGCACACCGCGCAGGCGTCGGCGTCCACCCCCTCGTCCTCCACGACCGCCTCGGGGCAGCCGCCGTCGCGCGGATGGTCCAGCAGGACGACCACCCGCACGGGGATCCCCTCGAGCGCGCGCTTGGTCGCCTCCCGCGGCGGCGCCGGGCCGTCGGCGTCGGCCCCGGCGGGGTCTTCGTGGCGGGCGGCGCGGAGGCAGGCGTAGAGCGTGCTGAGGGCGATATAGGAGACGCTGGCGacgaagagcacggtggtggtgatGCTCAGCGCCCTCTCCAGGTGCGCCTGCTGCGCCTCCATCGACTGGTCCGCCGAGGGGGCCGCCGCCGGCGCGGTCAGCAGGCGGCGAGCGGCCCAGCACCCGCCGCAAGGTCTTTGCATGGCGATCGTAGTGGTAACTGGCGATCGGGCTGGCTAGTGCAGGCcgggagtagtagtagtagcaggTTGGGTGCGGGGAGGCGTGTGAGGCCGACGCGTGCTTTTATATATGGCAAGTGATTGGTAGGGAGTGAAGTCTATTTAGAACTCTGAGAATGTAGAGCACGACGCAAATGAACCCTGACTTTTAAATCCCTGAAATTCATACCCCGACCTCCCTGATCCCGGTCGTTTTTTACCTTTAGGTTGTATCCAAACAGGGGGATTTCTACCTGGCCAGAGAACAGATGGGATCAAGGTGAGTCATCTACCTGCAGCAGGTGGGTCTCATGGTCGCCTGGCTTGCTCTGCAGGCTCCCGCACCCAGCGCATGccctctactccctccgtccgccaaAGAGCGTACGTCTAGCTTCTGATTTTTTTCCCAAAATAAGTGTACATCTGGCTCCCCTGCTGGTAATTTTCCATTCACCCCCCTGGTCTATGCCTCGAGGTCACCGCACCGAGCGACAACCCAATCCTCTCGTCCTCCCCCAAATCGAAGCtggtcttcctcctctcccccaaaCTCTCTCCCTCCCGATCCAATGCCACATCATAGAGAGTCAATCATCCAATCCAACGCCATTGCTGGTGATGCAGAGATTAATGGCAGCCGGTCCATATAAGCTGCCGGTAGGCATCAAACCGCATCCATGGAAGGCGGCGGAGGAGAAGAAGCCGGCGATGGCCAGCAAGTCAAGGCCGTCGCGATGGCCGGCGGCGAAACACGCGACCGCgtcggatctggatctggaggcCCTCACCGTGCTCTGGCAGCCAGGTTCCGTCCTCGTCCGCCCTCGAAGACCAATCGGGTTCGGCGGAGCGGCGTCGGAGCAAAAATTTTCAGGTACCTAGAGCTGGTAGATGGAGCAGGGGTTGGCGGTGAAGCCGGTGTCGGGCACGTAGGCACTGTACCCTGCGGTGGAGCGGCTCATGCGGCTGGGCAGGACGGCCCGGCGGCAAGTGCTGGGCAAAACGGCGCACCGGCAGGTGCCGGGCAAGCTGGTCTTGGGGCTGACCAGGACGCCGTAGAGAAGACAAGTAATTCTACTACTCCGTGAGTACCAGTAGATGGAAGCCGGCAGCatccatctccatggggttgtaggTTGCTTCTGGTCCAGGGCAAGCAGCCACCATGTTCGGTCCAGCACATTGCAGCACGCGCATAGCCAAACGCTGGCGCGCTCGCGGCCGAGGCCGGCGTCCTGCATGCCTTCTCGAACTCCGCTGCCGCGGCCaagctgttcgacgaaatgcctaGTCGCTGCTGTGTCAGACAAGACGCACGTACAAGCTAGCTTCAAACCTACAGAGCTGATTGATTCCGGCCGGATACGTACTCAACACATACGAACATGTAGGTCCGATTTGATTGCAACAAGAGCTAGTTTCACGTGGAACAATTGCTCCTCCGACATGCCGCTCTCCAGCTCACCTTCTGTCGCCACCCGGTGTGAGCAGCAGCGCACTCCAAGCCGAACGACGGCGGCCAGCGGGGCCAACGGCGAATAGCGGCGCGCCCGTAGTCCGCGCCTCCGCGGAGAACCTGCGCGTGGTGTCGGTCGAGAGAAGCGCATGGAGCGGTGGCGGCGGAGAGTAGCTGGATCAGCGGCGTGGGCAGGCTTCGAGGCCATGCACTGCCCCATCCTACGTGCATGTCTTTAATTTGCAATCCCACCATCCCAGGGTGCCACGTCAGCAAATCCAGTTCTAAACAGATGGAAGGGTGATTACAACCGGGATCGAAAACTTCAGGATATGGATTTCAGTGATTTAGATGTCGGGGTTCATTTGCGTTGTGCTCTACATCCTCATCCTCAGGGTTTAAAACAGACTTTACTCATTTGTAGGGGGTGTGGGGTGGCTAGCTGTACGTACGCGTGCGTGAATAGGTCCGTGCGGTGGTGAGAGACAGCGCTCCGCGTGCATCTCCGTGCGGCGCGACGCTGGGTGGGCTCGTCCGTCGGTCCGTGCCGCTGCCGCCCAACCAGAAACGGCGGCCAGCTGCGTTCGGGGtgtggcaggagacggcggcggcgcacGCACAGCTAGAGCGTGCGTGTCAGTTTGCGTCCCAGCGCGGTGCGGTGGTGCCCGGGGACGGTGGGGAGGAGGCGTACGAGACCGCGCGAGTAGTACCGTCGTTCGTTCGTGCGCCGCGCATGCCTTGGGAGTGGCATTTGGGTGCACGTAGCTGGAGGACGTATGTTGGTTTCAAATATCCGCGGAGGGCGCACGAGGGAATGAATGTGAGGGCTACGTAAGCCTTGGGCCTTGGGAATGGTATTTTGGTAGTACTAGCGTGACGTACAGCATGACGAAGCAATTTCTTGAAGCTGTGTAGGTGTTCGTATACGATGGCGAATCCGGCTACAAGCGAATTTGGCATGCTAAACATGAGCAAAACCGTGTGTGCGTCACAGAGATCGACCTTCAAGAAATTGTGAACAGTCTTATCAATATCCAAGCGTGTGAGTCATTGGAATTAAGTCCCGCAACGGACCGAAATGGTCATTGAAAAGCTAGTTCATTTTTGTTTTCGCTTCTAAGGGGGCGAGGGACTCGAACCCTCACACCAACTTATAAACTCGGCAGATTTTTCTTTTACTAGAAAATTTCATTGTCGCTAGTATTGACATGTAGAATGAGACTCTCTCTCTTTGTACTCATCTCGCTGGCCTACAAGCAGATCCCGTGACTGTTTTCATTCCTTTATTTAGGTCTTGAACTTATTAAATACTAGGAGATCAAACATCAATCATGGGTCAAATCAAATGTCGGATTGCTGGTTTTATGAAGCGTGAGACCCTCATACACAAGAGCCCGCTGGTATTTACTAATGTGGCGACTGATGTAGCAATCGTAGGTTTACAGGAGGGTTCGGTGGAGATAGCCAGCCGAATAGAATTACAAGGGTGATATGGATAGAAATGAaacaaaattaaaaagaaaagatATTCTATCTACTCCCTATACTTGATACACAAGATATTCAACACTCCCCCTTAATCACAACGCTACTAGCTGAGATTACGCCGAAACTCTTCAAAGCTTCTAGTAGGCAATGCTTCAGTGAAGCCATCTGCAACCTGATCCTTCGAATGAATAAACCTGATCTTCAACTGTTTGTTTGCACTGGTCTTCTTAATCATGTATAGTAGCATGCTTCGCTTCCCGGTATCAGGTATATACTATTTACTCTTTCTGAGATTTGCTAGTTATACCAATTGTGACCTCAAGCACAAACCACCATTAGCATTTCAACAAAACCTTGTTTTTCAATCAAATTGTTCTACACATGATAGATTCATGCTTCGAAATTTTTCTCCTTTTGCTGCTTTCAAAGATTTGATCGAGCCTTTCTCTCTAGTATCTTTTAACAAAAAGAATTTCATCGGATACTGAGGATTCTACCGCATATTTTCATAGGTCTTGTTTGGTTTCTAGAATAAAACACCATAGGTTTTTTCACCAAATGAATAAATCCAATGAGTTTACCTTATGGAAAAAAATACCTTCGCTTGTTGACACTTGCGATATGCATGCATGCACCTAATCCTACCATTTTTCACATGGCAAACATGGGCGAACAAAATAGGTGTCAGGAGACTAAGCTCTAGAAATTTCTGAACGAATAGTCGTTGGAAAGCAAATACATGTTTTGATGGACAAAGACACTTTCTCGATTTAAGACTGCTTCCGTGGGGATGACTCACTTGAACCCTAGCAACTTATAAAGTCATTGGATTTTTCTTTTACTAGAAATTTTCTTGTTGCCAGTATTGACATGTGGAATTGGACTCTCTCTTTTTCCTTGTGTAGGTGGTCCAGAAGCGGATCTCACGACTGTTTTCATTCCGTTATTTAGGTCTTGAACTTACAAAGTACTAGAAGATCGTTTGATTGAGCATCACAGAATAATTTGATTGACGCCTAATTTGGACTTATCTGTAATAACTAAATAGTTCATTCCCACTAACCTATTTATCTTGCCATGTAGACAGGGCGGTGTGGCGCGGTAAACCACCACCCAATCATCACCGGGTGGTGCACCTCAACCCACTGCAGATTTGGTGCAGGACCGTCGCCGCCTCCGGCCGACAAGGATTGAGTCCTCACGAGTGTCATCTCAGGACCGTCGCCGCCTCCGGCCGACAAGGATTGAGTCCTCACGAgtgtcatctctctctctctctctctgattcaaCTGCTCTTGCAAATTCAACGATCAAGCGCTCCACCCGTACAAAAAATCCCCCCCCCCTAATCAATtcgattcttcttcttctttacagCCTAAGAaggaacagagagtagatgcatgaCACGAACTACTCCAATGATTCATTGGATTTGGCCAATGTTGTAGGATAAATCAGTCTTAATTTTTGAGGATCCCCTCTATACCTTTTATTTACATGCAGTCGCCAATGGTAGACACCGAACGAAACATATCATTCCCTACATTAGGAGGAGGGCACGATTGAAGGGCATGAGCAACTTAAGTCTTATATGACtaattattacaaaaatctatccggaacccctaagGAAGGAAACTTCTCGATGGATGAGTCTCGAATAGATGACATCCGCAAGTTTTTGATGCGGAAAATAACCTGCTAACAACTCCATTTTCTGAGGAGGAAGTTAGAAAGGCGGTTTTACTAATGGAGCACAACGAAGCACCGGGTCCAGATGGTTTCCCCGCTGAGTTCTACCAGAACTTTTGGGATGTCATCAAACATGATCTCCTACTCTTGTTTGGTTGCCTTCACGTGGGCCAATTAGAGTTGTTTCTCTTAAACTTCAGTGAAATTATTTTATTACCTAAGGTTAATGAGGCTGGAAGGATACAACAGTATCGGCCAATCTGCCTCCTTAATGTCAGTTTTAAAATCTTTACTCAGGTTGCGACGATTAGGCTACATTTGGTTGTTGAACATGTGGTTTATCCttctcaaactgctttcatgcaaGGCAGAAACATCCTAGATGGGGTTGTTGTCCTTCATGAAACAGTCCACAAACTGCATCGGAAAAAACTGAATGGGGTAGTTCTTAAAATCGACTTTGAGAAAGCTTATGACAAAGTCGAGTGGTCTTTTCTTCAACAGACTCTCAGAATAAAAGGATTTTCTGCAGAGTGATGCGCAATGATCCATAGCTTCGTGACTGGAGGTAGTGTTGCCATTAAAGTCAATGATGACATTGGCAACTATTTCCAAATGAAGAAAGGATTGCGACAAGGTGACCCAGCACTGCccatgctattcaatatagtgGAAGATATGCTAGTGGTCATGATTGAGCGTGCCAAGGTTGATAGCCAAATTGATGGGGTGGTgaatcatctagttgatggtggtctcTCCATCCTTCAATATGCCGACGATACAATTCCTTTTATGGATCATAACCTCAAGAAAGCAAGAAATTTGAAATTAATTTTATCAGCATTCGAGCAACTCTCAGGGCTTAAGATCAATtcccataaaagtgaattgttttgtTTTGGCCATGCTCAAGACGGAGCCCACCTGTATACTGACCTATTTTGGATGCAGGTTGGGCTACTTTCCGATCACTTATTTGGGGATACCGATACATTATCAGAGACTCACAAATACTGAATGGAAATAAGTCGAGGAGATACTACAAAAAAGACTTAGCAGTTAAAGGTAAACTGCTATCGCTGGGTGGCAGGTTGGTCCACCTTCAGTTTAGGCGTTATACAGATTTCATTTTCCTTGTATATCACCTTATTCTTTTATTTTGACTTGGTGTGAGGActttgttggctgtgtgcatcttagttatgtagaggccgggtgtaatgtttaaaccttttaagtaataaagcgccctTTTCAAAAATTTACACGCAGTCTAGAAACATTGAATGTAATACAAATATCAGGATTAGACTCGCATCAAGCCTTGCCAAGGAGCCCCTTTGGAGGTGACGATCGCAGGAGGCAGTGGCGAAGCAACAGCAGCTAGTGTGGCGCGCTTCACTTCTGCGCTATTGTAGGCAATCACGAACATGGAAGGTTCGCTGGAATCAAGTCAGGTGAAGAACTAAGCTTCCACATATTTAGTTCTTTAACTTGCATATTAAACTAAAGAGAATTTCATTTTTGTAACACATACACTTTGTATTTATGTAGGATGGTGGAACTAGATGCAAACTTCTGTGCTGTGTTTATCAAAAATTCAAAATACAAGCAACTGAAACAAACAAAGCACATTAGTATTGTTTCAAATTCAATATGTTCATGAAGTTGCTTTCCATTTTTTGTatgaaacagagcatggcatagaaGTGTTGCTATTTGATTGTCCATTCTCATTTGAAATATTTGCACGGTGTCGGTGTCAAATGCTTTTTACCTGGCTGCACTAAAGAAATTGAGCCGAATTACACTTCTCAACTTTGTCTAGCTATATGTGAGTCTCCCACTAAATTTTTGACAGTTGTTCAATTATGCCCACTTGCAATTCATGTTTCTTATTATAGTTATGCTTACCAACAAGTTATTGGTATTGCCATCTTCGAACATTGCATAGCTTAAGAAATGGCGAACTGAACTTTATCAGTATGCCAAACAAGCTGGGAAACTTTATGATGCTACCAACTTCTTGAAGGCGTAGCCTGTGAGTTGTGTATTTTCGTTTATGTTGTGTCTTATATCATAGGGATTAGTGGCTATTTGGGGGAGATACTGTCGCAAGGTATACGACCTCAAGGTTTGTTTTTCAATTTATTTCCAGGTCGATGGTGTTCGGCTGCTGG
It encodes:
- the LOC119299939 gene encoding probable E3 ubiquitin-protein ligase ATL44 — encoded protein: MQRPCGGCWAARRLLTAPAAAPSADQSMEAQQAHLERALSITTTVLFVASVSYIALSTLYACLRAARHEDPAGADADGPAPPREATKRALEGIPVRVVVLLDHPRDGGCPEAVVEDEGVDADACAVCLAEYAAGDEVRVLPACRHGFHRECVDRWLLTRAPTCPVCRAPVAAHLDGADAKEELSPPTTRHAGHFGDFAAWSLGLPAPI